The region CGGCCAGGCCTGCGACGCCGAACGCGGCGAGCAGCCAGGCGAGGTTGGCGCCGCGGACGCCGACGACGTCGCGGATGATCACGACGATGAACGTGTAGGAGATGAAGTGCGCGGTCACGCCCATCAGGGTCAGCACGGTCAACGTGACCAGACGGCTGTTGCGGTGGTGGCGCGCTTTCCCGGCGGTCGATGCGCCGTCGCGGGGCACCGCCATCGCGGGAAGCGCGACCCATGCCGCGACGGTGACGGCCGCGGCGGCCACCGTCACCACGACGACGGCCACCCGCCACCCCCACAGTGCGCTCATCGCCGCGGTCAATGGATTGCCGACCACAAGCGCCACGCCGGTGCCGGCGTAGACCGCGGTGGTGGCACGCCCCGCGTGGCTGGCAGGGACCAACCGGGCGCCGATGGGCGCGATCACCGACCACATCAGTCCGTGGGTCACGGCGCACAGAACCCGGCCGGCCGCCAATGTTGCGAAGTTGGGCGCTAACGCTGAAATCAGTTGCGACGCAGTCAAACACAGCAACGTCAGCAGCAGCGTGGTGCGTCGCGGCCAGTGCGCGGTGAGCCGCACGAGCGGAACGGTGGTCAGCGCGGCGACCAGTGCATAGCTGGCGAGCAGCGTGCCCACC is a window of Mycobacterium sp. 3519A DNA encoding:
- a CDS encoding MFS transporter, whose amino-acid sequence is MTVHTRTSDTHTWTPRVTVQLGVLAAAAFVYVTAEMVPVGALPAIATDLRVSEALVGTLLASYALVAALTTVPLVRLTAHWPRRTTLLLTLLCLTASQLISALAPNFATLAAGRVLCAVTHGLMWSVIAPIGARLVPASHAGRATTAVYAGTGVALVVGNPLTAAMSALWGWRVAVVVVTVAAAAVTVAAWVALPAMAVPRDGASTAGKARHHRNSRLVTLTVLTLMGVTAHFISYTFIVVIIRDVVGVRGANLAWLLAAFGVAGLAAMAAMARPLDRWPHASVVACLAVLASAFVVLTSLAFDRSTGLVALLVGGSAIVAWGAASTALPPMLQAAAMRTAPDDPDGASGLYVAGFQVGIMAGSLSGGLLYEHAGLAPMIGVSTVLVVVALTGVTATRALFDVPQAISRK